Proteins from a genomic interval of Corynebacterium deserti GIMN1.010:
- a CDS encoding ABC transporter ATP-binding protein, translating into MASIVFENVTRKYSPGARPAVDRLNLEIADGEFLVLVGPSGCGKSTSLRMLAGLEPIDEGRLLIDGKDSTELRPQDRDIAMVFQSYALYPNMTVRDNMAFALKNQKFPKAEIEKRVAEASRILQLDPYLERKPAALSGGQRQRVAMGRAIVREPSVFCMDEPLSNLDAKLRVSTRAEISALQRRMGVTTVYVTHDQVEAMTMGDRVAVLLLGVLQQVDTPQNLYDYPANAFVASFIGSPSMNLIEGTIRGDKVTLGTGIQISIPDDMAAEVRSNPAHFEGRPVIVGARPEHMYLTTANDPGAIAAEVSHIDELGADSMVYVLASGVKNPNTDVLGEGIPEDMRVKVIDASDTDTAQIGVRLERHHGLQAGDKVHVVTAPDDVHLFDGLDGRRIGVTVVAPAHPVKIES; encoded by the coding sequence ATGGCGTCAATCGTCTTTGAAAACGTCACACGTAAATATTCTCCGGGCGCACGCCCGGCCGTCGATAGGCTTAATCTAGAAATCGCTGATGGCGAATTTTTGGTGCTTGTCGGTCCATCAGGCTGCGGAAAGTCAACCTCGTTGCGCATGCTTGCTGGACTTGAGCCTATCGACGAAGGACGTCTGCTCATCGACGGTAAAGACTCCACCGAACTGCGTCCGCAGGATCGTGACATCGCTATGGTGTTCCAAAGCTATGCGCTATATCCCAACATGACGGTGCGCGACAACATGGCGTTTGCGCTCAAGAACCAGAAGTTTCCTAAGGCAGAGATTGAAAAGCGTGTGGCAGAAGCTTCCCGCATTCTGCAGCTGGATCCTTACCTTGAGCGCAAGCCAGCCGCATTGTCTGGTGGACAGCGTCAGCGGGTGGCCATGGGGCGGGCGATTGTTCGTGAGCCATCGGTGTTCTGCATGGATGAGCCACTGTCCAACCTGGATGCCAAGTTGCGCGTGTCCACTCGTGCGGAAATCTCTGCATTGCAGCGGCGCATGGGTGTCACCACTGTGTACGTCACCCATGACCAGGTGGAAGCTATGACTATGGGCGATCGCGTCGCTGTGTTGTTGCTCGGAGTTTTGCAGCAAGTGGATACCCCACAGAACCTGTATGACTACCCAGCAAATGCTTTCGTGGCAAGCTTTATCGGTTCGCCGTCAATGAACCTCATCGAAGGCACCATCCGCGGTGACAAGGTGACTCTAGGAACTGGAATTCAGATTTCTATTCCTGATGATATGGCAGCGGAAGTGCGCAGCAACCCTGCACACTTCGAAGGTCGTCCCGTAATCGTGGGTGCGCGTCCAGAGCACATGTACCTCACTACTGCGAATGATCCAGGTGCTATTGCAGCTGAGGTCAGCCACATTGATGAGCTTGGCGCGGACTCCATGGTCTACGTTTTGGCGTCCGGAGTCAAAAACCCCAACACCGATGTGCTGGGTGAAGGTATCCCGGAGGACATGCGCGTGAAGGTCATTGACGCGTCAGATACTGACACGGCTCAGATCGGTGTGCGTCTGGAGCGTCACCACGGACTGCAGGCAGGGGATAAGGTGCATGTGGTTACTGCGCCTGATGATGTGCACCTCTTCGACGGTCTTGATGGCCGCCGAATCGGTGTTACGGTTGTGGCTCCAGCACATCCAGTCAAGATTGAAAGCTAG
- a CDS encoding glycerophosphodiester phosphodiesterase: MHIVAHRGAEDLHLENTLAAFHAAAPADAFELDVHATSDNELIVIHDRTAARVAAIDSPHRDTPIARLTSAQVKEITLNDGSAVPTFEEVLTSTTLPIQVEIKSAGAVPAAAALVQRYPDQLERLLFISFVDAALVEIVDRLPDARVGILREESLSDLRVIDYIPARNVAAILPSWKGLNVATIADLKARGIKVGCWTIRDEYAFGIAQQAGVDYATVSNPTRFPAPSPAGELRW; encoded by the coding sequence GTGCATATTGTCGCTCACCGCGGTGCAGAAGATCTCCACCTAGAAAACACGCTCGCAGCCTTCCATGCTGCCGCGCCCGCTGATGCCTTTGAGCTGGATGTGCATGCTACATCCGACAATGAGCTCATCGTCATTCACGACCGCACTGCCGCCCGCGTTGCCGCAATCGATTCACCCCACCGGGACACGCCGATTGCGCGCTTGACGTCGGCGCAGGTTAAAGAAATAACGCTTAACGACGGCTCCGCTGTTCCCACCTTCGAAGAAGTCCTCACCAGCACCACGCTCCCCATCCAAGTGGAGATCAAATCTGCCGGTGCTGTTCCCGCTGCTGCTGCGTTAGTGCAGCGCTACCCCGATCAACTGGAGCGTTTGTTGTTTATTAGCTTTGTCGACGCCGCCCTCGTCGAGATCGTCGATCGCTTGCCTGATGCGCGCGTGGGCATTCTCCGTGAAGAATCCCTCAGTGATCTGCGCGTCATAGACTACATCCCGGCCCGCAATGTTGCAGCCATTCTCCCCTCCTGGAAGGGGCTCAACGTGGCCACAATCGCGGATCTCAAAGCCCGAGGAATCAAGGTTGGTTGCTGGACGATTAGGGATGAATATGCGTTTGGGATCGCCCAACAGGCTGGCGTTGATTACGCCACTGTAAGCAATCCCACTCGATTCCCTGCACCCTCCCCTGCTGGGGAGCTGCGATGGTAG
- a CDS encoding TrmH family RNA methyltransferase, which yields MALDFNEAFTERTPRIVNAAKLHRAAQRKKDKRFIVEGENSVEAAIATGAATDVFVTETAAERFEEILRTASYMNVYTHAITDKAAKHLSDTVTTTGIFALCDDVLWSVGKAINGRPRLVSVPVETREPGNAGTLIRVSDAVGADAVIFAGESVDPLGAKAVRASAGSLFHIPVARNTAIDDVLGQLRSKGLQILATAADGEVDLDDAGGLLSKPTAWLFGNEAHGLGEELLDKADHRVRIPIRGRAESLNLATAASICLYESSKALFAED from the coding sequence ATGGCTTTGGACTTTAATGAGGCGTTCACCGAACGCACCCCGCGCATTGTTAATGCCGCGAAATTGCACCGCGCAGCGCAACGCAAGAAAGATAAGCGATTTATAGTTGAGGGCGAGAATTCCGTCGAGGCCGCCATCGCAACTGGCGCTGCCACCGACGTCTTCGTCACCGAAACTGCAGCTGAGCGCTTCGAGGAAATCTTGCGCACCGCCAGCTACATGAACGTCTACACCCACGCCATCACCGACAAAGCCGCAAAACACTTAAGCGATACCGTGACTACCACGGGCATTTTTGCGCTTTGCGACGACGTCCTGTGGTCAGTGGGCAAGGCCATCAACGGCCGTCCACGTTTGGTGAGCGTGCCGGTAGAGACCCGCGAACCCGGCAATGCTGGCACCCTCATCCGCGTTTCTGACGCGGTCGGCGCCGACGCCGTCATTTTCGCCGGTGAATCCGTTGATCCACTTGGTGCAAAGGCCGTTCGTGCATCTGCCGGATCGCTGTTTCATATTCCCGTCGCCCGCAACACTGCTATTGATGATGTGTTGGGACAGCTGCGCTCCAAGGGGTTGCAAATTTTGGCCACCGCCGCTGATGGCGAAGTGGATCTCGACGACGCCGGTGGTCTGCTGTCCAAGCCAACCGCGTGGCTCTTTGGCAATGAAGCCCACGGGCTCGGGGAAGAGTTGCTGGACAAGGCCGATCACCGCGTGCGCATCCCAATCCGTGGACGCGCAGAATCACTGAATCTCGCAACAGCAGCCTCGATTTGTTTGTATGAATCGTCCAAGGCGCTGTTCGCGGAGGATTAA
- the pheS gene encoding phenylalanine--tRNA ligase subunit alpha: MSEIQLTEASLNEAADAAIKAFDGAQNLEELTALRRDHLGDSAPIPQARRSLGSIPKDQRKDAGRFVNMALGRAEKHFAQVKVVLEEKRNAEVLEQERVDVTVPTTREQVGALHPITILNEQIADIFVGMGWEISEGPEVEAEYFNFDALNFLPDHPARTLQDTFHIAPEGSRQVMRTHTSPVQVRTMLDRDVPIYIACPGRVFRTDELDATHTPVFHQIEGLAVDKGLTMAHLRGTLDHLAKELFGPETKTRMRSNYFPFTEPSAEVDVWFPNKKGGAGWIEWGGCGMVNPNVLKAVGIDPEEYSGFAFGMGIERTLQFRNGLSDMRDMVEGDIRFTLPFGIQA, translated from the coding sequence GTGTCCGAAATTCAGTTGACCGAAGCCAGTTTGAACGAGGCGGCCGACGCCGCGATCAAGGCTTTCGACGGTGCACAAAACCTCGAGGAACTCACAGCACTTCGTCGTGACCACCTTGGTGATTCTGCACCAATCCCGCAGGCACGTCGCTCACTGGGAAGCATTCCTAAAGATCAGCGCAAAGATGCGGGACGTTTTGTCAACATGGCACTCGGTCGCGCAGAAAAGCACTTCGCGCAGGTCAAGGTTGTTCTGGAAGAAAAGCGCAATGCTGAGGTCCTTGAGCAGGAGCGCGTAGATGTCACTGTGCCCACCACCCGTGAGCAAGTTGGCGCCCTGCACCCCATCACAATTTTGAACGAGCAGATCGCAGACATTTTCGTCGGCATGGGTTGGGAAATTTCTGAAGGCCCAGAAGTTGAGGCAGAATACTTCAACTTCGACGCGTTGAACTTCCTCCCAGATCATCCAGCACGTACTCTGCAGGACACCTTCCATATTGCGCCTGAAGGTTCCCGCCAGGTCATGCGCACCCACACTTCACCGGTGCAGGTGCGCACCATGCTGGATCGAGATGTTCCTATCTACATCGCCTGCCCAGGTCGCGTGTTCCGCACTGATGAGCTTGACGCTACCCACACCCCAGTCTTCCACCAGATTGAAGGCTTGGCCGTAGACAAGGGCCTGACCATGGCTCACTTGCGTGGCACCCTTGATCACCTGGCCAAGGAGCTTTTTGGCCCAGAGACAAAGACTCGCATGCGCTCCAACTACTTCCCATTTACCGAGCCTTCTGCCGAGGTCGATGTATGGTTCCCCAACAAAAAGGGCGGCGCAGGCTGGATCGAGTGGGGTGGCTGTGGCATGGTCAACCCTAACGTGTTGAAAGCCGTGGGCATCGACCCAGAAGAATACTCCGGCTTTGCATTCGGCATGGGTATTGAGCGCACCCTTCAGTTCCGCAACGGTTTGAGCGATATGCGCGACATGGTTGAGGGCGATATTCGCTTCACCCTGCCATTCGGTATTCAGGCTTAA
- the pheT gene encoding phenylalanine--tRNA ligase subunit beta produces the protein MLIAQNWVTGLLRHANADWQVSSADLDAGYVRVGFETEGYWPLPETTGPLVIGRVETIEELTGFKKPIRHCHVNVGDANGTGELQSIVCGARNFQEGDTVVVCLPGAVLPGDFAISARETYGRMSAGMICSASELGFAEKQNPGIITLDPSYGEPGDDARQAIGLEDTIFDVNITPDRGYALSARGLTRELASAFQLTYTDPALEPAVTGIEIKVPEVDGKLIDVDLRKETKSIRFGLRKVSGIDPSVESPFWLQRELMLSGQRPVNAATDVTNYIMLLLGQPMHAFDADKIAGNLVVRNAKAGETFETLDHVERTLSEEDVVITDDNGIQSLAGVMGGLTSEISETTTDVYFEAAIWDTITVARTSRRHKLSSEASRRYERGVDPAIVEVALDMAATLLVEIAGGTVDAGRTLVGEVPTMPTITMKASRPSEIAGVAYTMETVVRRLEEVGCTVTVADDVLTVTPPTWRNDLTMAADLVEEVLRLEGLEDIPTIIPTAPAGRGLSDAQKRRRAVGHSLAYAGYAEIIPSPFIDPTIFDEWDLDADDERRNTVAVLNPLEADRNALSTTLLPSMLDAVRRNVARGHNDFSLFGLQQVSFKHGTGISPMPSVAQRPADEVVAELVDTLPRQPLHVATVGTGNIEFEGPWGKGRAYTYADAIESARIVARASGVELELANADVRPWHPGRCAALLVDGSVVGYAGELHPQVLEKLGLPARTCAMELDITALPLVENLPAPVLSSFPALHQDIALVVEESIPAEAVRAAVEEGAGDLIEAVELFDVYRSEQLGEGKKSLAFSLRFRASDRTLTDEEANEARLHAAEVAKEKFNADMRG, from the coding sequence ATGTTGATTGCACAAAACTGGGTGACGGGACTGCTGCGCCACGCAAACGCCGATTGGCAGGTTTCCTCAGCCGACCTTGATGCAGGCTATGTCCGCGTCGGTTTCGAAACCGAAGGCTACTGGCCACTCCCTGAAACCACCGGCCCACTAGTTATTGGCCGTGTGGAGACCATCGAAGAACTTACCGGCTTCAAAAAGCCCATCCGCCACTGCCACGTCAACGTCGGCGATGCCAACGGAACCGGTGAACTGCAGTCCATCGTCTGCGGTGCCCGCAACTTCCAGGAAGGCGACACCGTGGTCGTCTGCCTGCCTGGCGCTGTTCTTCCTGGTGATTTCGCGATCTCTGCGCGCGAGACCTACGGCCGCATGTCCGCAGGCATGATCTGCTCGGCCTCTGAGCTGGGCTTTGCTGAGAAGCAAAACCCTGGCATTATCACCCTGGATCCGTCCTATGGCGAGCCTGGCGATGACGCACGTCAAGCCATTGGCCTTGAAGATACCATTTTTGATGTCAACATCACCCCAGACCGTGGTTACGCGCTGTCTGCTCGAGGACTTACCCGTGAATTGGCATCAGCGTTCCAACTGACCTACACTGACCCAGCCCTAGAGCCTGCAGTTACAGGAATCGAGATTAAGGTTCCTGAGGTTGACGGCAAGCTCATCGACGTTGACCTGCGCAAGGAGACCAAGTCTATTCGCTTCGGTCTGCGTAAAGTCTCTGGCATTGACCCATCGGTGGAGTCACCGTTTTGGCTGCAGCGTGAACTCATGCTGTCTGGCCAGCGTCCCGTGAACGCTGCAACCGACGTAACCAACTACATCATGTTGCTACTCGGTCAGCCGATGCACGCTTTTGACGCCGACAAGATCGCTGGAAACCTCGTGGTCCGCAACGCTAAGGCGGGGGAGACCTTCGAAACGCTCGACCATGTCGAGCGCACCCTGTCTGAGGAAGACGTGGTGATCACTGACGACAACGGCATTCAGTCCTTGGCCGGTGTCATGGGTGGTTTGACCTCTGAGATTTCAGAGACCACTACTGATGTCTACTTCGAAGCAGCAATCTGGGACACCATCACCGTTGCTCGTACCTCACGCCGCCACAAGCTGAGCTCTGAAGCCTCCAGGCGTTATGAGCGTGGCGTTGACCCGGCGATCGTGGAGGTCGCCCTCGACATGGCAGCAACCCTCCTTGTTGAGATCGCAGGCGGAACCGTTGATGCTGGTCGCACCCTGGTCGGCGAGGTCCCCACCATGCCAACCATCACCATGAAGGCGTCCCGCCCTTCTGAGATCGCTGGCGTTGCCTACACCATGGAGACCGTTGTGCGTCGCTTGGAGGAAGTTGGTTGCACCGTCACCGTTGCCGACGATGTGTTGACTGTTACCCCTCCAACCTGGCGCAATGACCTCACCATGGCCGCTGATCTGGTGGAAGAAGTCCTGCGTTTGGAAGGTCTGGAAGATATTCCAACCATCATTCCAACCGCCCCTGCAGGTCGAGGCCTGTCCGATGCACAAAAGCGCCGTCGCGCCGTCGGTCACTCCCTGGCATACGCCGGTTACGCGGAAATTATTCCGAGCCCATTCATCGATCCAACCATTTTTGATGAATGGGACTTGGACGCCGACGATGAACGCCGCAACACCGTGGCTGTGTTGAACCCGCTGGAGGCTGATCGCAACGCACTGTCTACTACGTTGCTGCCATCCATGCTTGATGCGGTTCGCCGCAACGTTGCACGTGGACACAACGATTTCTCCCTGTTCGGTCTGCAGCAGGTCTCCTTCAAGCATGGCACCGGTATCTCTCCAATGCCTTCGGTTGCCCAGCGCCCAGCTGATGAGGTTGTGGCGGAGCTCGTCGATACGCTTCCACGCCAGCCACTGCACGTGGCCACTGTGGGCACCGGCAACATTGAGTTCGAAGGCCCATGGGGCAAGGGTCGCGCCTACACCTACGCCGATGCGATTGAGTCGGCGCGCATCGTAGCGCGCGCATCAGGGGTGGAGCTGGAGCTAGCCAACGCGGATGTACGTCCATGGCACCCAGGCCGCTGCGCGGCATTGCTTGTCGACGGCTCAGTCGTTGGCTACGCCGGTGAACTACACCCACAGGTGCTGGAAAAGCTTGGCCTACCAGCTCGCACCTGCGCCATGGAGCTCGATATCACCGCGTTACCACTGGTAGAGAACCTTCCTGCACCAGTACTGTCCTCATTCCCCGCACTGCACCAGGACATCGCTTTGGTTGTGGAAGAATCCATCCCAGCCGAGGCCGTCCGCGCAGCTGTCGAAGAGGGGGCCGGCGACCTCATTGAAGCCGTCGAGCTCTTCGACGTCTACCGCTCCGAACAGCTCGGCGAAGGCAAGAAGTCTCTGGCTTTCTCCCTGCGTTTCCGCGCATCGGATCGCACCCTGACTGATGAAGAGGCCAATGAGGCTCGCCTTCACGCAGCAGAAGTAGCAAAGGAAAAGTTCAACGCTGACATGCGTGGCTAG
- a CDS encoding SGNH/GDSL hydrolase family protein → MAQRKLASMMGAALAASALLAGLVTPASAQSSGSSSTDITRALTSSAGVADSHAPEGGAKVVVFGDSHTSGTNAPYRTDERGCIKGADNWASQLQWQLGLGAGDLIDVSCSGASINSDGFHFSDEVRHAETRGAIGPNTTDIFIQLGKNDQWGGSQVNLLESVQTCLFDLAAGCGDRAVAQGKMQDPNAVTAENYASRMEPVIDYLKYYAPNAEITLVGYQEYTARSGSQVCVRLGGTPMVKNDASALVSFMNKLDMAIDGAADILDVSHVDLRSATEGHSSCSADPWVNGVFDARAEIVGGPWHPSIKGDSVTAGLLRDRVDA, encoded by the coding sequence ATGGCTCAGCGAAAACTGGCCTCGATGATGGGCGCTGCACTTGCAGCATCCGCCCTGTTGGCAGGACTGGTCACTCCAGCTAGTGCACAAAGCAGCGGTAGCTCATCAACCGACATTACCCGTGCACTTACCTCAAGTGCAGGCGTTGCAGATAGCCACGCTCCTGAAGGTGGCGCAAAGGTTGTCGTCTTCGGCGATTCCCATACCTCTGGTACCAACGCTCCTTACCGTACCGACGAGCGCGGCTGCATCAAGGGCGCTGATAACTGGGCATCTCAGCTTCAGTGGCAGCTGGGTCTGGGTGCTGGCGACCTCATCGACGTCTCCTGCTCCGGCGCATCCATCAACTCTGATGGTTTCCACTTCTCTGATGAGGTCCGCCATGCAGAGACCCGCGGTGCCATCGGCCCCAACACCACCGACATCTTTATCCAGCTGGGTAAGAATGATCAGTGGGGTGGCTCTCAGGTTAACCTCCTAGAATCCGTGCAGACCTGCCTTTTTGATCTCGCTGCTGGTTGTGGCGATCGTGCTGTTGCCCAGGGCAAGATGCAGGATCCTAATGCTGTGACTGCGGAAAATTATGCTTCCCGAATGGAGCCAGTGATCGACTACTTGAAGTACTACGCACCCAATGCAGAGATCACCTTGGTCGGATACCAGGAATACACCGCACGCAGCGGCAGCCAAGTTTGTGTTCGCCTCGGCGGCACGCCAATGGTGAAAAACGATGCCTCAGCTCTCGTGTCGTTCATGAACAAGCTTGATATGGCTATCGACGGTGCTGCGGACATCTTGGATGTCAGCCACGTTGATCTGCGTTCGGCAACTGAAGGCCACAGCAGCTGCTCCGCTGATCCATGGGTCAATGGGGTGTTCGATGCTCGAGCAGAAATTGTCGGCGGACCTTGGCACCCATCCATTAAGGGTGACTCTGTGACCGCAGGTTTGCTGCGAGATCGAGTTGACGCCTAA
- a CDS encoding acyltransferase family protein has translation MSSQSLSSKRPNLPSLTGARWLAALAVYLLHALVFLAVYPFQQSELFATIHKFVPMQLGSAGVTFFFILSGFLIYWSNSHLTGMKNVLYYCRRRITKIYPMHLIALAMFIVASAKFTTTGIAWVLDFARLELWLPNALLIHTWSPDWVTLGGLNVPSWSLGAEMLFYLTFPLFIPLVRKVKGVGNWWAFGITFAVSLSLITFIHFYADGPKGIENFFVPRLWDTSVSPVAEVHADPVWFMQEEIPVLQSYWLSYYYPLTRLVEFYLGVFGAKLVAEGLFKNTNLTIPLVALGASYVATWFVPLAFKMSVIMSLPMAFVVATLAVRDIAGKSGEIASPRSVLLGNISFAFYMVQFPVMVFVQRYFIAGKEYGFWGWAYWAVVCFIISVAVAWVLFTFVDDPLMKATARKKGTRHKRESNILVRDLKVLFSPNPSKKSPDTSGPAGTRRAKPKESSKNPAKVSTGSEKNDPNV, from the coding sequence ATGTCGTCGCAAAGCTTAAGCAGTAAGCGCCCGAATCTGCCGTCGCTCACTGGAGCGCGCTGGCTCGCGGCGCTTGCCGTGTATTTACTGCATGCCTTGGTATTTCTGGCGGTATACCCATTCCAGCAATCTGAGCTGTTTGCCACCATCCATAAATTTGTACCAATGCAGCTTGGCTCTGCCGGTGTGACGTTCTTTTTCATCCTGTCAGGCTTTTTGATTTACTGGTCAAACAGTCACCTGACAGGAATGAAGAATGTGCTGTATTACTGCAGGCGTCGCATCACCAAAATTTATCCGATGCACCTCATCGCGCTGGCGATGTTTATCGTGGCCTCCGCTAAGTTCACCACAACGGGTATTGCCTGGGTGCTTGATTTCGCGCGCCTTGAGCTGTGGCTGCCTAATGCGCTGCTGATCCATACCTGGAGCCCAGACTGGGTGACCCTAGGCGGGTTGAACGTTCCATCTTGGTCATTGGGCGCAGAAATGCTGTTCTACCTGACGTTTCCTCTGTTTATTCCGCTGGTGCGGAAGGTAAAAGGTGTGGGAAATTGGTGGGCGTTTGGCATCACCTTTGCCGTGAGCTTGTCCCTGATTACCTTCATTCACTTCTACGCTGACGGTCCAAAGGGCATTGAGAACTTCTTCGTGCCTCGCCTGTGGGACACCAGCGTCTCACCGGTAGCTGAAGTACACGCTGATCCTGTGTGGTTTATGCAGGAAGAAATTCCTGTGCTGCAGTCCTATTGGCTGTCGTACTACTACCCATTGACGCGCCTTGTGGAGTTTTACCTCGGTGTCTTTGGTGCCAAGCTCGTTGCCGAGGGACTATTTAAAAACACCAACCTCACCATTCCCTTGGTGGCGCTTGGCGCATCGTATGTTGCCACCTGGTTTGTTCCATTGGCATTCAAGATGTCTGTCATCATGTCCCTGCCAATGGCGTTTGTTGTGGCAACTCTAGCGGTACGCGATATTGCGGGTAAGAGCGGCGAGATCGCCTCTCCACGTTCGGTGTTGTTGGGCAATATTTCCTTTGCGTTTTATATGGTGCAGTTCCCAGTCATGGTGTTCGTGCAGCGCTACTTTATTGCCGGCAAAGAATATGGCTTCTGGGGTTGGGCGTATTGGGCGGTCGTGTGCTTTATCATTTCCGTCGCCGTGGCATGGGTGCTCTTTACCTTCGTTGACGATCCGCTCATGAAGGCAACCGCCCGCAAGAAGGGAACCCGGCACAAACGGGAATCCAATATTTTGGTCCGGGACTTGAAGGTGCTGTTTAGTCCAAACCCGTCGAAAAAGTCTCCCGACACTTCCGGACCAGCTGGGACTCGCCGGGCAAAACCCAAGGAATCTTCCAAGAATCCCGCTAAGGTGTCAACCGGTTCCGAAAAGAACGATCCAAATGTTTAA
- the argC gene encoding N-acetyl-gamma-glutamyl-phosphate reductase codes for MTIKIAIAGASGYAGGEILRLLLGHPAYASGELEIGALTAASSAGSTLGELMPHIPQLADRVIEDTTAETLTGHDVVFLGLPHGFSAEIANQLGPEVTVIDCAADFRLQHAEDWEKFYGSAHQGTWPYGIPEMPGHREQLTGSKRVAVPGCFPTGATLALLPAVSEGLIEPDVSIVSITGVSGAGKKASVPLLGSETMGSLKAYNTSGKHRHTPEIAQNLGEVSDVPVNVSFTPVLAPLPRGILTTATAPLKGGVTAETARAAYEKFYANETFVYLLPEGAQPQTQSVVGSNMCHVQVEVDEHSGKLLVTSAIDNLTKGTAGAAVQCMNLAVGFEETAGLPQVGVAP; via the coding sequence ATGACAATCAAGATTGCAATTGCGGGAGCCAGCGGATATGCAGGCGGAGAGATTCTCCGCCTTCTTCTAGGTCACCCAGCTTATGCATCTGGAGAACTAGAAATCGGAGCTCTCACAGCCGCATCCTCAGCTGGCAGCACCTTGGGCGAATTGATGCCCCACATCCCACAGTTGGCGGATCGAGTTATTGAGGACACCACCGCCGAGACCCTCACAGGCCATGACGTTGTCTTCCTTGGACTGCCACACGGTTTCTCTGCGGAGATCGCCAACCAATTAGGCCCAGAAGTTACCGTTATTGACTGCGCCGCAGACTTCCGTTTGCAGCACGCCGAAGACTGGGAGAAGTTCTACGGCTCAGCGCACCAAGGCACCTGGCCATACGGCATTCCAGAAATGCCTGGCCACCGCGAACAGCTCACCGGCTCCAAGCGTGTCGCAGTGCCTGGGTGTTTCCCCACTGGTGCAACTCTTGCACTTCTGCCAGCAGTGTCAGAAGGACTTATTGAACCAGATGTCAGCATCGTGTCCATCACAGGTGTCTCAGGTGCAGGCAAGAAAGCATCCGTTCCGCTTCTTGGATCAGAGACCATGGGTTCTCTCAAGGCGTACAACACGTCCGGTAAGCACCGCCACACCCCAGAGATCGCACAGAACTTGGGCGAAGTAAGTGATGTTCCCGTCAATGTCAGCTTTACTCCGGTTCTAGCCCCCTTGCCTCGTGGGATCCTCACCACGGCAACAGCACCTCTTAAAGGTGGTGTGACCGCGGAAACCGCTCGCGCTGCCTACGAGAAGTTCTACGCTAACGAAACTTTCGTGTACCTCCTGCCGGAAGGTGCACAGCCACAGACCCAGTCTGTTGTTGGCTCCAACATGTGCCACGTCCAGGTAGAAGTCGATGAACATTCCGGCAAACTGCTGGTTACCTCTGCGATCGACAACCTCACTAAGGGAACTGCAGGTGCTGCAGTGCAGTGCATGAACCTAGCCGTCGGCTTTGAAGAGACTGCGGGTTTGCCACAAGTTGGCGTGGCGCCATAG